In one window of Ovis aries strain OAR_USU_Benz2616 breed Rambouillet chromosome 5, ARS-UI_Ramb_v3.0, whole genome shotgun sequence DNA:
- the LOC101121515 gene encoding olfactory receptor 10H1 produces MQGANFSAVTEFILIGFSTFPHLQLMFFLLFLLMYLFTLLGNLLIMATVWSERSLHTPMYLFLCALSTSEVLYTFAIIPRMLADLLSTDRSISFTACASQMFFSFTFGFTHSFLLTVMGYDRYVAICHPLRYNVLMSPRGCACLVAWSWAGGSVMGLVVTSAIFHLIFCGPNEVHHFACHVPPILKLACGTDVQVVAKGVGLVCITALLGCGLLILLSYAFIVATILRIPSAEGRHKAFSTCASHLTVVVVHYSFASVIYLKPKGPQSLEGDTLMGITYTVLTPFLSPIIFSLRNKELKIAMKKTFLSKLYPEKI; encoded by the coding sequence ATGCAAGGAGCCAACTTCTCAGCAGTGACTGAATTCATCCTCATTGGCTTCTCCACCTTCCCCCACCTTCAGCTGATGTTCTTCCTGCTCTTCCTGCTGATGTACCTGTTCACGCTCCTGGGGAACCTGCTCATTATGGCCACAGTCTGGAGCGAGCGCagcctccacacccccatgtacctCTTCCTTTGTGCCCTCTCCACCTCCGAGGTCCTCTACACCTTCGCCATCATCCCGCGCATGCTGGCCGACCTGCTCTCCACCGACCGCTCCATCTCCTTCACAGCCTGTGCCAGCCAGATGTTCTTCTCCTTCACGTTTGGCTTCACCCACTCCTTCCTGCTCACCGTCATGGGCTATgaccgctacgtggccatctgccacccccTGCGCTACAACGTGCTCATGAGCCCCCGGGGCTGCGCCTGCCTGGTGGCCTGGTCCTGGGCTGGAGGCTCAGTCATGGGGTTGGTGGTGACATCTGCTATTTTCCACCTCATCTTTTGTGGACCCAATGAGGTCCACCATTTTGCTTGTCATGTGCCCCCAATTTTGAAGTTGGCCTGTGGAACTGACGTGCAAGTAGTCGCCAAGGGCGTGGGCCTGGTGTGTATCACCGCCCTGCTGGGCTGTGGTCTCCTCATCCTCTTGTCTTACGCCTTCATCGTGGCCACCATCTTGAGGATCCCTTCAGCCGAGGGCCGGCACAAAGCCTTCTCCACGTGTGCGTCCCACCTCACCGTGGTGGTTGTGCACTACAGCTTTGCCTCTGTCATCTACCTCAAGCCCAAGGGTCCTCAGTCTCTGGAAGGAGACACGCTGATGGGCATCACCTACACGGTCCTCACTCCTTTCCTGAGCCCCATCATTTTCAGTCTCAGGAACAAAGAGCTGAAGATCGCCAtgaagaaaaccttcctcagcaagCTTTACCCTGAAAAAATATGA
- the LOC101121260 gene encoding LOW QUALITY PROTEIN: olfactory receptor 10H1-like (The sequence of the model RefSeq protein was modified relative to this genomic sequence to represent the inferred CDS: substituted 1 base at 1 genomic stop codon): MQGANFSAVTEFILIGFSTFPHLQLMFFLLFLLMYLFTLLGNLLIMATVWREHSLHTPMYLFLCALSISEVLYTFAIIPRMLADLLSTDRSISFRACASQMLFSFMFGFTHSFLLTVMGYDRYVAICHPLRYNVLMSPRGCACLVAWSWAGGSVMGFLVTSIVFHLPFCGPNVIHHFFCHVPPLVKLACGDNISTVAMGVGLVCIAALLGCGLLILLSYAFIVAAILRIPXAEGRHKAFSTCASHLTVVVVHYGFASVIYFKPKGPQSLEGDTLMGITYTTLTPFLSPIIFSLRNKELKEAVKKTFLSKLFLHRS, from the coding sequence ATGCAAGGAGCCAACTTCTCAGCAGTGACTGAATTCATCCTCATCGGCTTCTCCACCTTCCCCCACCTTCAGCTGATGTTCTTCCTGCTCTTCCTGCTGATGTACCTGTTCACGCTGCTGGGGAACCTGCTCATCATGGCCACCGTCTGGAGGGAGCACagcctccacacccccatgtacctCTTCCTGTGCGCCCTCTCCATCTCCGAGGTCCTCTACACCTTCGCCATCATCCCGCGCATGCTGGCCGACCTGCTCTCCACCGACCGCTCCATCTCCTTCAGGGCCTGTGCCAGCCAGATGCTCTTCTCCTTCATGTTTGGCTTCACCCACTCCTTCCTGCTCACCGTCATGGGCTACgaccgctacgtggccatctgccacccccTGCGCTACAACGTGCTCATGAGCCCCCGGGGCTGCGCCTGCCTGGTGGCTTGGTCCTGGGCTGGAGGCTCAGTCATGGGGTTTCTGGTGACATCTATCGTTTTCCACCTCCCCTTCTGTGGCCCTAATGTGATCCACCATTTTTTCTGCCATGTGCCTCCGCTAGTGAAGTTGGCCTGTGGGGACAACATCTCTACCGTGGCCATGGGCGTGGGCCTGGTGTGTATCGCCGCCCTGCTGGGCTGTGGTCTCCTCATCCTGCTCTCTTACGCCTTCATCGTGGCCGCCATCTTGAGGATCCCCTAAGCCGAGGGCCGGCACAAAGCCTTCTCCACGTGTGCGTCCCACCTCACCGTGGTGGTTGTGCACTACGGCTTTGCCTCTGTCATCTACTTCAAGCCCAAGGGTCCCCAGTCTCTGGAAGGAGACACGCTGATGGGCATCACCTACACGACCCTCACTCCCTTCCTAAGCCCCATTATCTTCAGTCTCAGGAACAAGGAGCTGAAGGAAGCCGTGAAGAAGACCTTCCTCAGCAAGCTCTTTCTCCATAGATCCTGA